The nucleotide sequence CCACACAGATTCCGTGTGGGCTTAACTGTACCACGAAAACCGGAAAAATGCAAGAGTAAATTTGGGGAAATTCTAAATTTTTTGTTGACAAATGACAATTGACTGGCAAAGTATATTGGAAAACGACTCGTACTGGCAATTGTTACGATTTTCATTGTCAGCGCCATTACATTTTTTGTAATGAATGCGATTCCGGGCGGGCCCTTTAACAAGGAGAAGGCTACCAGCGCGGAGGCCCAGAAAGTTCTGGAGAAACGGTATAATCTGGATAAACCACTGGGAGAGCAGTATGTAATCTATCTGAATAACCTGCTGCATGGAGACTGGGGAATTTCTTTACATAACGGACGTGATATCTGGAAGGAAATTACAGGGCGTTTCCAGGTGTCGGCAAAGCTGGGGGGAATGGCAGCGGCAGTTGCCATTGTAATCGGACTGGTGCTGGGCAGCATTGCAGCCCTTACCCGGAACCGGTTTCCGGATCGTCTGATTATCTTTTTTACAACTCTGGGAACAGCAATGCCCTCTTTTGTGCTGGCTACGCTGCTTCTGCTGGTATTCTGTCTGAAGCTGGGATGGTTTCCGGTGTGGTCTTCCGGCAATCCCAATTATGTTCTGCCGATTATCGCCCTTAGCGTATATCCCATGGCATATATTACACGTCTGACCAAAACAAGTATGCTGGATGCTCTGAATCAGGATTATGTCCGTACAGCAAAGGCAAAGGGCGTTCCGGGCTGGAAGGTGATTTTCAAACATGCCCTCCGCAATGCTCTGGTTCCGGTAGTGACCTACGTGAGTCCCATGGTTGCCTATATTCTGATCGGTTCCATGGTGGTGGAGAATATTTTTACCATCGGAGGACTGGGTTCTACTTTTGTAACCAGTATCGTAAACCGTGATTATACCATGATTATGGCTGTAACGCTGTTTCTTGCCATATTGATGGTAATTGCAAATCTGCTGACGGATATCGCATATAAGATGATAGATCCGAGAATCACGTTTGAATAGAGAAGGACAGAAAGGATGGAAACCATGGTGGAGAATCAGGAACTGAAAAAGAGGCAGCTCTTTTCCGCACAGGTGGATTTGAGCAAATTTAAAGATAAAGATTTTGAACAGGCAACGGAGGAGGAGAAGAAACAGCAGGATGTTATGGGAGAGTCCACCACCTTTTTCAAAGACGGTATGAGACGTCTCAGGAAAAGTCCTCTGGCTATGGGCAGTATTGTGGTACTGGCGCTGATTCTTGCTCTTATCATTATCGCGCCCATGATTGTGCCTTACAAATATTCACAGATTATATCGGTAAACGGAGTGCGTGACAAAACGGCGGCGAATATGGGGCCTTTTGAATATTCCAAACTGGAGACAAAGTACATGGAGGAAACCGGAGAAAAGCTGTTTCCTCGTATTTTCGGTACGGACAGCCTGAGCAGGGATTACTTTATCCGTGTGATTTACGGAACAAGGGTAAGCCTGTCCGTGGGAGTTGTGGCTTCCATTATGGTATTGATTATCGGTCTTTTGTACGGCTCTATTGCCGGCTATTTCGGAGGAACGCTGGATTTGATTATGATGCGTATTGTGGACGTCATCTATTCTCTGCCGGATATGCTGATTATTATTCTGTTGTCCGTGGTGCTGAATGAGACCTTGAAATCTGTGCTGGAAGGCACTGTGCTGCAGGCGCTGGGAACCAATATGATTTCGATTTTTATTGTGTTCGGCCTGCTGTACTGGGTAAGCATGGCAAGGCTGATTCGCGGACAGATTCTTACGATTAAGAACAATGAGTATGTGCTGGCGGCCCGCTGTATCGGTACAAAAAACGGCAGGATTCTCAGAAAGCATATTCTGCCCAACTGTCTGTCGGTCATTATTATTACCACAACCCTGCAGGTGCCGAGCGCAATTTTTACAGAGAGTTATCTGAGTTTCCTTGGGCTGGGTGTTTCGGACCCTCTGACTTCTCTGGGAAGTCTGGCCAACGACGCCAGAGCAGGTATGCAGTCCTATCCTCTGCGCCTGGTGATTCCGGCCATTGCAATCTGCCTGATTGTGCTGGCGCTTAATTTGCTGGGGGACGGCCTGCGGGATACATTTGATTCGAAACTGAAGTAAGGAGATAAGCAGAATGAGTGAAGATAATAAATATATTTTGGAAGTAAAAGATCTCCATACCAGTTTTTTTACGGAAAATGGAGAGGTGCAGGCGGTAAATGGAATTTCCTTTACCCTGGAGCCCGGAAAAACCCTGGGAATTGTGGGAGAATCCGGTTCCGGTAAGTCGGTAACCGCCTATTCCGTTATGCAGATTCTTGCGGAAACCGGTAGAATCACCGGCGGGGAAGTGAGGTATCAGGGAGAGGATATTATCGGATGGAACAGCAGGCAGATGCAGAAGTTCCGGGGAGCGAAATGTTCTATTATTTTCCAGGACCCCATGACCAGCCTGAATCCGGTGTTTACGGTGGGAAGCCAGCTTACGGAGGCGATTCTTCTTCATACAGATAAAGATAAGAAGCAGGCCAGGGAGCGGGCCATTGAAATGCTGACGCTGGTGGGCGTAAATGAGCCGGAGAGCCGGCTGAAACAGTATCCCCATGAGCTTTCCGGCGGTATGCGCCAGCGTGTGATGATTGCCATGGCTCTTGTATGCGAGCCGGATATTCTGATTGCGGATGAACCTACCACTGCGCTGGATGTGACCATTCAGGCTCAGATTCTGGAGTTGATGCAGGAACTGCAGCAGAAGCTGGGCATGGCCATTATCATGGTGACTCATGATCTGGGCGTAATTGCCAGCATGTGTGATGAAATTCTGGTTATGTATGGCGGACGTGTCTGCGAAAGAGGCACAGCGGATGATATTTTCTATCGTCCGGCCCATGAATATACGAAAGGCCTGCTGCGCTCCATTCCGAAGACAGACAATATGAATGAAAAGCTGGTTCCCATTGGCGGAACCCCTATCAATCTGCTGCAGATGCCGGAGGGCTGTGCGTTCTGTCCCAGATGCGACGCAGCCATGAAAATCTGCCTGAAAGAGAAGCCGGAGGAGCTGCGCGTCAGTGAAACCCATCTGGCAAGCTGCTGGATGAATATAAAAGAATTGTATGAAGCACAGGAAGGAGAACAGTCATGAGTGAGAAGGAAAAATACCTGTTAAAGGTGGATCACTTAAAACAGTACTTTCCCGTGCGTCAGGGATTTAAGACCATTCCCCTGAAAGCGGTGGATGATATTTCCTTTGCAGTGAAGCCCGGAGAGACACTGGGACTGGTGGGAGAGTCAGGCTGCGGAAAAACCACGGTGGGAAGGACGCTGCTGCGTCTGTATCAGCCCACGGCAGGGAGAATTGAATTTGACGGAAACGTCCTTTTCGACAGCGGAGAACAGTATGACGAAAAGGGAAAGTTAAAACTGGGAACAGACGGGAAACCGGTGATGGGCAAAAAAGTGGATGTGGATATGCTGCCTTACCGGAAGCAGATGCAGATGGTATTTCAGGATCCTTATTCTTCCCTGAACCCCCGGATGACCGTGGAGGATATTATCGGAGAGCCGCTGGATGTACATAAACTGTACAGCGGCAGAGAGGAACGCCGGGAGAAAATCCTGCAGTTAATGGATTTGGTGGGACTGAACGCCGAACATGCCATGCGGTATGCTCATGAATTTTCCGGCGGACAGAGACAGCGTATCGGAATCGCCCGTGCACTGGCGGTAAATCCCAAATTTATTGTGTGCGACGAGCCGGTTTCCGCGCTGGATGTGTCCATTCAGGCACAGGTTGTCAACATGTTTGAAGAATTACAGGAAAAACTGGGCGTAGCCTATCTGTTTATCGCCCATGACCTTTTGATTGTACATCATATTTCCGACCGTATTGCGGTGATGTATCTTGGAAAAATGATGGAGCTGGCGGATGCGGATGAACTGAACGGGAATCCCATCCATCCCTATACGTTAAGCCTGCTGTCGGCGGTTCCCATTCCGGATCCGGAAACAGCGAGAAACAGCAGGCGCATTATTCTGGAGGGAGATGTGCCGAGTCCGCTGAAAATGCCCACGGGCTGTCCATTCCGAACCAGATGCCGGTATGCCACGGAACAGTGTGCAGAAGAGATGCCGCAGCTTACGGACCGGGGGAACGGCCATATGGTTGCATGTTGGAATAAATAAGGTGTTTTCCAGAGATTTTCTTTGGTGAAAGCATACTTTATTGAACATTTGCAGTTCAATAAGGGATAGATTTAATTTTTTAACAGGAGGAATTAATATGAAAAAGAAACTGGTATCTGTATTACTGGTTGCGTGTATGGCATTGAGTCTTACCGCCTGCGGCGGAGATAAAAATGGTGCGGCCAATGATACAAAGACAGAAGGAACAGATGAGAATGCAGATGCTGCAGATGATTCATCTGAAACTTCTCAGACAAACACAGACCCAAACGTGCTGAACATCAATCTGGCATCTGAACCGGATTATCTGGATCCGGCGCTGAACAGTTCTGTGGATGGCGGATGTCTTGCTGTAAATACGTTTGCAGGATTGTATACGTATGACAAAGATGGCAATCTGATTCCGGATCTGGCAACCGATATGCCTGAAGTGAAACAGGTGACAGAAGACGGAGAAGAAGTAACAGAAGGAGAAACAGCGGACGCAGCAGCAACGGACGGAAATGAAGCGGCAGAAGGAGAGGCTGCAGAATCAACAGAAGGAGAAGCAGCAGACGAAGAAGAGAAAAAGGTTTATACTGTTTATACCGTTAAGCTGAAAGAATCCAAATGGAGCAACGGAGATGACCTGACTGCAAAGGATTTTGTGTATAGCTGGAACCGTGCGTGTGCGGAAGAAACAGCGGCAGATTATGGATATCTGTTTGACATTATCGCGCGGAAAGATGACGGCACTCTGAATGTTGAGGCTCCGGATGATTATACCCTGGTGATTACGCTGACTAATCCATGCCCTTATTTCAACGACTTAATGGCGTTCCCCACATTCTTCCCGGTACATCAGGCTTCCGTGGAAGCAGCAAATCCGGACGGAGACATTCCTGGAAAATGGGCGGAGGAAGCAGGATTTGTATGCAACGGCGCTTATACACTGGAATCATGGAATCATGACGAAAGCATGGTCTACAAAAAGAATCCCAATTATCATAATGTTGACAGCGTAACCATGGAAGAACTTCATTTTATGTTAAACGCGGATGATACCGCTATTTACGCGGCATACAACAGCGGCGATGTGGATTATATTGATACCGTGCCAAATGATGAAATTTCTTCTCTGAACGGCGTAAATCCGGAATTCGGTATCCTGGATAACCTGGGAACCTACTATATTGGTTTCAATGTAAACGATCCGGTTTTTGACGGAAAAACCGTAGAAGAAGCAGCAAAAATGCGTCAGGCAATGAATATTCTGATTGACCGTCAGTTCATTGTTGAGAATATCGGGCAGTCCGGACAGATTCTGGCGGATTCCTTTGTTCCGGTGGGTATGGCAGACGGTAACGGCGGCGTATTCAAGCAGGAAGATACCAGCTATTATGACGCAGAGACCACAGGCGCAGCCATGGTAGAAGATGCAAAGAAGCTGATGGAAGAAGCAGGATACAGTTTCACAGACAACGGTGACGGTTCATACAAAATTGATCCGGCAATCAACATGACATATCTGACCAATGAGGGTACCGGCCATGAAGCGATTGCAGCAGCAGTGCAGCAGGATTTTGCACTTCTGGGAATCGGTCTTGAAATCAAGACAGAAGACTGGAACGTATTCCTGGAAGACCGGAAGAACGGAAACTTCACCATCGCCCGTGAGGGATGGCTGGCTGACTACAATGACCCGGTCAATATGCTGGAGATTTTCACTTCCGATTCCGGTAACAATGATATGCAGTTAGGAAAGGGTAAAAAGAGTGATTCCGCGCCTGAATGGGCAGAGTACGACGCACTGATTACAGAAATCCGCAATACTGCAGATTTTGCAAAACGTGTGGAACTGATGCATACGGCAGAAGATATGCTGATGAATACATGGGCAGTTGTTCCGCTGTATTACTACAATGATATCTACATGCAGAAATCAAATGTGGACGGTATCTATGCAACCATCTATGGTATGAAATACTTTATGAATGCAACAAAGCAGTAAGATACTGAAATTCTGAACACAGAATTATTCAAATAAAAAGGGGCTGTGAAACACAGCCTCTTTTTTAATCTGCTGCCTTTACTTCCTTCCAGAGCAGATTCAGTTTCATGGTGGATTCATCGTCCAGAGGTTTTAATACTTCGCAGTTATCCAGAGTTTCTTTTGGCGGGAAGATGGTAGTGTTTTCCTGCAGTTCCTCATCCAGAGCTTCTCTGGTTCTGACATTGGGAGTGGCATAATATACATAGTCAAAATTCATCATGGAGATATCTTCCCGGCACAGAAAATTCAGGAATTTTTCCGCATTTTCTTTCTGTTTTGCAGATTTTGGGATAAACCAGGAATCAATCCACATATTGGAGCCTTCCTCCGGTACGGAAAAAGCGAGTTTGTCGTTAAATTCCAGCGCATATCCGGCCTCTCCGGAATAGACCACAGCCATGGCGGCGTTATTTCCAATCATTTCGTCCTGGGCTTCATCCACCAGATAGGAATAGACCAGGGGTTTCTGCCGAATCAGCATATCCTGGGCCTGCTTCAGGGCCTGTTCGTTCGTGGTATTCAGAGATTCCCCCAGCAGCTTTAAGGGCACCATAAAAGAGTCCCTGACAGAGTCTGCCATGATAATCTGGCCGCTGTATTTTTCGTCCCACAGAATATTCCAGGAATTTACTTCGGATTCATCCACCATATCTTTGTTGTAGAGAATTCCCACTGTTCCGAAAAAATAGGGGATGGTATATTTGTTTTCCGGGTCAAAGGATTTTGAAAAATCAAAATAGGTGGAATCCAGATTTTCTTTCAGGGGAATATTGTCAAAATTCAGTTCCTGGACTTCGCCCTCCTGAATCAGTTTTTCTATCATGTAATCTGAGGTGCAGATTAAATCGTAATCAATAGCACCGGCCCGGTATTTTGTGTACATATTTTCCGGGGTAATGTATTCTTCGTATTCTACTTTGATGCCTGTCTCTTCCTCAAACATCTCTATGGCTTCCGGTTCCAGATATTTTCCGTAATTCAGCACCGTCAGAGTGTTTTCCGAGTCTTTGCCGCAGCCGGCCAGAAGGACCCAGAGGGCGAATACCGCCAGCAGAGGAAGTTTTCTCAGAACGCGTTTCATTTGCAGGCAGGGGGAATGTGATGCATGTTTCATGGGGACAGTTCTCCTTTGTTCATTTTGCGGGCGGAAGGGCCGAAGTTCATAAACAGCAGCAATACCAGCGCCAGTAAAAATAAAATGGTAGACAGGGCGTACATTTCCGGCCGGATGCCTTTGCGCATTTCCGTGTAAATCATGGTGGACAATGTGTTGATGCCCGCGCCTTTGGTGAAATAGGTGACAGAAAAATCATCCAGCGACATGGTCATTGCCATGAGAAAGCCGGAAAGCACGCCGGGGCGTATCTGGGGCCAGATGATTTTAACAAAGGCATAAAAGGGGGTGGCTCCCAGATCCAGTGCGGCTTCGTAGGTGGTGCGGCTGCTCTGTTTCAGCCGGGGCAGCACATTCAGGATAACATAGGGAATGTTAAAGGTAATATGTGCAATCAGCACCGTGTTCATGCCCAGTCTGGTAAATCGGACAAACAGAAGCATCATGGAAATGCCTGTAACAATATCCGCATTGAGCAGAGGGATATTGGTGGCGCCAATCATAATGGTCTGATTCCGCTTTTTCATGGCGTCGATGCCCAGGGCTGCCAGGGTACCCAGAAGAGTGGCAAACAGGGCGGAAGCCAGAGAAATAAAAATGGTGGTTCCGAACGCCGCCATAATGGTGCTGTCGGAAAAGAGGTTTTTGTACCATTTCAGGGTAAATCCGCCCCACTGAACTTTTGTTTTGGAATCATTGAAGGACAGAATAATCAGCACCGCAATGGGAAGGTACAAAAACAGAAAAATAATGGTCAGATAAATTCGTTCCGCAGATTTTTTTACCATACGCCGGCACCTCCTTCGTCCCCTTTTGAGCTCATCAGAGCCATACTTGCAATGACAAATACCATCAGTACCAGAGAAAGGCCGGAGCCCAGATTCCAGTTGTATTCCTGCATAAAGGCCTGCTCAATCACATTTCCGATGAGCAGTACCTTGCCTCCGCCCAGCAGGTCGGAAATGGCGAAAGAAGTCAGGGCCGGGACAAATACCATGGTAATGCCGCTGATGACTCCGGATATGGTAAGGGGTACAATGATTTTAAAAA is from Lachnospiraceae bacterium JLR.KK002 and encodes:
- a CDS encoding ABC transporter ATP-binding protein translates to MSEDNKYILEVKDLHTSFFTENGEVQAVNGISFTLEPGKTLGIVGESGSGKSVTAYSVMQILAETGRITGGEVRYQGEDIIGWNSRQMQKFRGAKCSIIFQDPMTSLNPVFTVGSQLTEAILLHTDKDKKQARERAIEMLTLVGVNEPESRLKQYPHELSGGMRQRVMIAMALVCEPDILIADEPTTALDVTIQAQILELMQELQQKLGMAIIMVTHDLGVIASMCDEILVMYGGRVCERGTADDIFYRPAHEYTKGLLRSIPKTDNMNEKLVPIGGTPINLLQMPEGCAFCPRCDAAMKICLKEKPEELRVSETHLASCWMNIKELYEAQEGEQS
- a CDS encoding ABC transporter permease, with the translated sequence MVKKSAERIYLTIIFLFLYLPIAVLIILSFNDSKTKVQWGGFTLKWYKNLFSDSTIMAAFGTTIFISLASALFATLLGTLAALGIDAMKKRNQTIMIGATNIPLLNADIVTGISMMLLFVRFTRLGMNTVLIAHITFNIPYVILNVLPRLKQSSRTTYEAALDLGATPFYAFVKIIWPQIRPGVLSGFLMAMTMSLDDFSVTYFTKGAGINTLSTMIYTEMRKGIRPEMYALSTILFLLALVLLLFMNFGPSARKMNKGELSP
- a CDS encoding ABC transporter substrate-binding protein, which gives rise to MKHASHSPCLQMKRVLRKLPLLAVFALWVLLAGCGKDSENTLTVLNYGKYLEPEAIEMFEEETGIKVEYEEYITPENMYTKYRAGAIDYDLICTSDYMIEKLIQEGEVQELNFDNIPLKENLDSTYFDFSKSFDPENKYTIPYFFGTVGILYNKDMVDESEVNSWNILWDEKYSGQIIMADSVRDSFMVPLKLLGESLNTTNEQALKQAQDMLIRQKPLVYSYLVDEAQDEMIGNNAAMAVVYSGEAGYALEFNDKLAFSVPEEGSNMWIDSWFIPKSAKQKENAEKFLNFLCREDISMMNFDYVYYATPNVRTREALDEELQENTTIFPPKETLDNCEVLKPLDDESTMKLNLLWKEVKAAD
- a CDS encoding oligopeptide/dipeptide ABC transporter ATP-binding protein, producing the protein MSEKEKYLLKVDHLKQYFPVRQGFKTIPLKAVDDISFAVKPGETLGLVGESGCGKTTVGRTLLRLYQPTAGRIEFDGNVLFDSGEQYDEKGKLKLGTDGKPVMGKKVDVDMLPYRKQMQMVFQDPYSSLNPRMTVEDIIGEPLDVHKLYSGREERREKILQLMDLVGLNAEHAMRYAHEFSGGQRQRIGIARALAVNPKFIVCDEPVSALDVSIQAQVVNMFEELQEKLGVAYLFIAHDLLIVHHISDRIAVMYLGKMMELADADELNGNPIHPYTLSLLSAVPIPDPETARNSRRIILEGDVPSPLKMPTGCPFRTRCRYATEQCAEEMPQLTDRGNGHMVACWNK
- a CDS encoding ABC transporter permease; the encoded protein is METMVENQELKKRQLFSAQVDLSKFKDKDFEQATEEEKKQQDVMGESTTFFKDGMRRLRKSPLAMGSIVVLALILALIIIAPMIVPYKYSQIISVNGVRDKTAANMGPFEYSKLETKYMEETGEKLFPRIFGTDSLSRDYFIRVIYGTRVSLSVGVVASIMVLIIGLLYGSIAGYFGGTLDLIMMRIVDVIYSLPDMLIIILLSVVLNETLKSVLEGTVLQALGTNMISIFIVFGLLYWVSMARLIRGQILTIKNNEYVLAARCIGTKNGRILRKHILPNCLSVIIITTTLQVPSAIFTESYLSFLGLGVSDPLTSLGSLANDARAGMQSYPLRLVIPAIAICLIVLALNLLGDGLRDTFDSKLK
- a CDS encoding peptide ABC transporter substrate-binding protein, which codes for MKKKLVSVLLVACMALSLTACGGDKNGAANDTKTEGTDENADAADDSSETSQTNTDPNVLNINLASEPDYLDPALNSSVDGGCLAVNTFAGLYTYDKDGNLIPDLATDMPEVKQVTEDGEEVTEGETADAAATDGNEAAEGEAAESTEGEAADEEEKKVYTVYTVKLKESKWSNGDDLTAKDFVYSWNRACAEETAADYGYLFDIIARKDDGTLNVEAPDDYTLVITLTNPCPYFNDLMAFPTFFPVHQASVEAANPDGDIPGKWAEEAGFVCNGAYTLESWNHDESMVYKKNPNYHNVDSVTMEELHFMLNADDTAIYAAYNSGDVDYIDTVPNDEISSLNGVNPEFGILDNLGTYYIGFNVNDPVFDGKTVEEAAKMRQAMNILIDRQFIVENIGQSGQILADSFVPVGMADGNGGVFKQEDTSYYDAETTGAAMVEDAKKLMEEAGYSFTDNGDGSYKIDPAINMTYLTNEGTGHEAIAAAVQQDFALLGIGLEIKTEDWNVFLEDRKNGNFTIAREGWLADYNDPVNMLEIFTSDSGNNDMQLGKGKKSDSAPEWAEYDALITEIRNTADFAKRVELMHTAEDMLMNTWAVVPLYYYNDIYMQKSNVDGIYATIYGMKYFMNATKQ
- a CDS encoding ABC transporter permease, giving the protein MAKYIGKRLVLAIVTIFIVSAITFFVMNAIPGGPFNKEKATSAEAQKVLEKRYNLDKPLGEQYVIYLNNLLHGDWGISLHNGRDIWKEITGRFQVSAKLGGMAAAVAIVIGLVLGSIAALTRNRFPDRLIIFFTTLGTAMPSFVLATLLLLVFCLKLGWFPVWSSGNPNYVLPIIALSVYPMAYITRLTKTSMLDALNQDYVRTAKAKGVPGWKVIFKHALRNALVPVVTYVSPMVAYILIGSMVVENIFTIGGLGSTFVTSIVNRDYTMIMAVTLFLAILMVIANLLTDIAYKMIDPRITFE